The following proteins are encoded in a genomic region of Chitinivorax tropicus:
- a CDS encoding acyl carrier protein: MTQDEIYQMIVDVLHDTFELDPARITRDANLYTDLDIDSIDAVDLAVKLKQLTGKRLTAEAFKTVRTVQDVINAIDALMKE; encoded by the coding sequence ATGACACAAGATGAAATCTATCAAATGATCGTGGACGTTTTACACGACACATTCGAACTTGACCCAGCCCGCATCACACGCGATGCCAATCTGTATACCGATCTGGACATCGACAGCATCGATGCGGTGGATCTCGCCGTCAAGCTGAAACAACTGACTGGCAAACGGCTCACCGCTGAGGCCTTCAAAACTGTGCGCACGGTGCAGGATGTGATCAATGCCATCGATGCATTGATGAAGGAATAA
- a CDS encoding DUF3025 domain-containing protein, translating into MSDSFSPLFLSRSPILDTLSWLIPSIDWTTWPTQQQLDTLRRNSLSSSPIPRFIYPETQPASPLYYEQQVFQQHEVPTRFANWHDLFNALCWLTFPHTKWSLNQRHIDELQGQADTRHRTRKRDAATLLDESGILLPYSSPSLIMALIEHDWHTLFVTRRAAWQHEIKPLVIGHAIFERAHQPFIGMTAKALPIPVEPDFFAWPLPEQLRHLDTLIAHQLIQPDFLATPKEMPPLPYLGIPGWHPGNEQLAFYQQTTYFRPRHHTKMS; encoded by the coding sequence ATGTCCGATTCATTCTCCCCGCTGTTTCTATCCCGCAGCCCGATTCTCGACACGCTTTCGTGGCTGATTCCCAGCATTGATTGGACAACCTGGCCCACCCAGCAACAGCTGGACACCCTACGGCGAAACAGTCTGTCATCAAGCCCGATTCCCCGCTTCATCTACCCTGAAACACAGCCCGCCTCACCACTTTACTACGAGCAACAGGTCTTTCAGCAGCATGAAGTACCCACCCGCTTTGCGAATTGGCACGATCTTTTCAATGCACTGTGCTGGCTGACATTTCCACATACCAAATGGTCGTTGAATCAACGGCATATCGACGAACTGCAAGGCCAAGCAGATACACGACATCGCACCCGCAAGCGCGATGCCGCCACTTTGCTTGATGAGTCCGGCATTTTGCTGCCCTACAGCAGCCCAAGCCTGATCATGGCTTTGATTGAGCATGATTGGCATACCTTATTCGTCACCCGGCGCGCAGCCTGGCAGCACGAAATCAAACCCTTGGTGATCGGCCACGCCATCTTCGAACGCGCCCATCAACCCTTCATTGGCATGACCGCAAAAGCCCTTCCCATCCCTGTAGAGCCGGACTTCTTTGCTTGGCCACTCCCTGAGCAGCTACGCCACCTCGATACACTGATCGCCCACCAACTGATCCAGCCAGATTTTCTGGCCACCCCCAAAGAAATGCCTCCACTGCCATATCTTGGGATTCCCGGCTGGCATCCAGGCAACGAACAATTGGCTTTTTATCAACAAACGACTTATTTTCGCCCCAGGCATCACACAAAAATGTCATAA
- a CDS encoding AMP-binding protein, with protein MFESLLGCTAPIVSDHIVAYTQRGTLGYAAFIAQVKAWYERLRTEDATHLALYEPDGATFAAMLLGAWHARKTVILPGNNLPATTQQLTRLTNLFAGDFPGVDQQQRLATMTTDPVVIELPPLVADHLGVMVFTSGSTGEPQAISKYLFQLANEVATLTQLFGSHLQQARIVATVSHQHIYGLLFKILWPLANQRAFLSDSLVFPEQFSVALAECPTVLVSSPAHLKRLPDTMAWQAAAQHTQAIFSSAGPLPEDAIPLVESKLGRTPIEVYGSSETGGIAWRQRPHGTPADWLPLPGITLGEQNGMLCLRSPHLADENWFQTADRISLNEQGGFQLQGRGDLIAKIEGKRVSLIAIEQALEQHAWVQQAKVLMLAEQREQVAAVVVLSQAGLQALQALGKTVLARQLRQSLASSVEAVALPRRWRFVGQLPADSQGKHTHALLSTLFAPTHPETTVLTRADGQISLQMTIQPDLLCFDGHFPRTPVLPGVAQVDWVMREGRRHFEIPGSFVRMEALKFQRIIQPGMVVTLDLTWRSDKQSLSFTLSSSAGQHASGRLIFG; from the coding sequence ATGTTTGAATCCTTGCTGGGCTGCACCGCCCCCATTGTGTCGGATCATATTGTTGCGTATACCCAACGGGGCACGCTCGGCTATGCGGCATTCATCGCGCAGGTCAAAGCCTGGTACGAACGGCTGCGAACGGAAGACGCCACCCATTTGGCCCTGTACGAACCAGATGGGGCCACTTTTGCTGCCATGCTGCTGGGTGCCTGGCATGCCAGGAAAACCGTGATCCTGCCCGGCAACAATCTGCCTGCCACCACACAGCAATTGACCAGGTTGACCAATTTGTTCGCTGGGGATTTCCCTGGCGTCGACCAGCAGCAGCGCTTGGCGACCATGACAACCGATCCGGTGGTGATCGAGCTGCCACCACTTGTCGCTGATCACCTCGGCGTGATGGTCTTCACATCAGGCTCGACGGGCGAGCCACAGGCCATCTCCAAATACCTGTTCCAGCTGGCCAATGAGGTCGCCACTCTCACACAGCTGTTTGGCAGCCATCTGCAGCAGGCACGCATTGTCGCAACCGTGTCGCACCAACATATCTATGGTCTGCTGTTCAAGATTTTATGGCCACTGGCCAACCAACGCGCATTTCTGTCAGACAGCCTGGTGTTTCCTGAGCAGTTCTCGGTCGCACTGGCCGAATGCCCAACCGTGTTGGTATCCAGCCCCGCACATCTGAAACGTTTGCCCGACACCATGGCATGGCAAGCTGCTGCACAGCATACCCAGGCAATTTTCTCCTCCGCCGGGCCCTTGCCGGAAGACGCCATTCCCCTGGTGGAGTCCAAACTCGGGCGCACGCCGATCGAGGTGTATGGCAGCTCGGAAACCGGTGGAATTGCCTGGCGGCAGCGCCCCCATGGCACACCTGCTGACTGGTTGCCGTTGCCAGGGATCACCCTGGGCGAACAAAACGGGATGCTGTGTTTGCGATCCCCACATCTGGCGGATGAAAACTGGTTCCAAACCGCCGACCGGATAAGCTTAAATGAACAGGGGGGGTTTCAATTGCAAGGGCGTGGCGACCTGATCGCCAAGATAGAGGGAAAGCGTGTGTCACTGATTGCGATAGAGCAGGCGCTTGAACAGCATGCCTGGGTGCAGCAAGCCAAGGTGTTGATGTTGGCTGAGCAGCGGGAGCAGGTGGCTGCTGTGGTCGTTCTCAGCCAAGCAGGGTTACAGGCTTTGCAGGCGCTTGGAAAAACAGTGCTTGCCCGGCAACTACGGCAATCGCTGGCAAGCAGCGTTGAAGCTGTGGCGCTACCGCGCCGCTGGCGTTTTGTCGGCCAACTGCCTGCAGACAGCCAAGGCAAACACACCCACGCGCTGTTGTCTACCTTGTTTGCACCCACTCACCCGGAAACCACTGTGCTGACCCGCGCAGATGGCCAGATCAGCCTGCAGATGACCATTCAGCCAGACTTGCTGTGTTTCGATGGTCATTTCCCCCGGACACCGGTGCTGCCAGGCGTCGCCCAGGTGGATTGGGTGATGCGCGAAGGTCGTCGGCACTTCGAGATCCCAGGTTCATTTGTGCGGATGGAAGCCTTGAAATTCCAACGGATCATCCAGCCCGGCATGGTCGTCACACTCGATCTCACTTGGCGTAGCGACAAACAATCGCTGTCATTCACACTCAGCTCATCCGCCGGTCAACACGCCAGCGGGCGTTTGATCTTTGGGTGA
- a CDS encoding phosphopantetheine-binding protein — protein sequence MLSLEDEVKQLIIDALQLEDMTPADIDADAPLFVEGLGLDSIDALELGVALQKRYGIQLSADSEETRKHFASVNALVALIASHQQ from the coding sequence ATGCTGTCGCTTGAAGACGAAGTCAAACAACTGATCATCGATGCCCTGCAATTAGAGGACATGACCCCGGCGGACATCGATGCCGATGCACCTTTATTTGTCGAGGGCCTTGGGCTGGATTCAATCGACGCACTAGAGCTTGGCGTCGCGCTGCAAAAGCGCTACGGCATTCAATTGTCAGCCGATTCGGAAGAAACCCGCAAACACTTTGCCTCGGTCAATGCCCTGGTAGCACTGATTGCCAGCCATCAGCAGTAA
- a CDS encoding acyl-CoA thioesterase, which produces MTEHRAHWCAEVDITVQFYDLDPLEIVWHGNYVKYFEIARCKLFDQIDYNYPQMRESGYAWPVVDLHLRYVKPATFGQVIRVRAEIVEWENRLKIQYLITDKATGTRLTKGSTVQVAVDFTKQELCFVSPPVLFDKLGLPTP; this is translated from the coding sequence ATGACTGAGCATCGCGCCCATTGGTGTGCAGAAGTCGATATCACGGTGCAGTTCTATGACCTGGACCCGCTGGAGATCGTCTGGCACGGCAACTATGTCAAGTATTTCGAAATCGCCCGCTGCAAGTTGTTTGATCAGATCGATTACAACTACCCGCAGATGCGCGAGTCAGGCTACGCCTGGCCGGTGGTGGACCTGCATCTGCGCTACGTGAAACCTGCCACCTTTGGTCAGGTGATCCGTGTCCGCGCCGAAATCGTGGAATGGGAAAACCGGCTGAAGATTCAATATCTGATCACAGACAAAGCCACCGGCACACGTTTGACAAAGGGCAGCACAGTGCAAGTCGCCGTCGATTTCACAAAACAGGAGCTGTGTTTTGTCAGCCCACCTGTGCTGTTCGACAAGCTGGGGCTGCCCACGCCATGA
- a CDS encoding glycosyltransferase family 2 protein, protein MFRPCVVIPVYNHEHAIGHVVNEVCAHDVACILVDDGCHAACALALQALAQVHPDQVTLVVHQINQGKGAAVLTGIREAARQGYTHVVQIDADGQHQVSDLPVFLSLAQHQPDALVIGQPIYDESVPKGRLYSRYLTHVWVWINTLSLDIHDSMCGFRVYPIKPVLTLADHVKLGSRMAFDTEILVRLHWQGLRVINQPTPVHYPLDGVSHFKLWRDNIQISGMHAILFFGMLWRLPRLCRRKVCGR, encoded by the coding sequence ATGTTCCGTCCCTGTGTTGTCATCCCGGTCTATAACCATGAGCACGCAATCGGCCATGTGGTGAACGAGGTATGCGCCCATGATGTAGCCTGCATTTTGGTTGACGATGGCTGCCATGCAGCCTGTGCGTTAGCGCTGCAGGCACTGGCGCAGGTCCACCCGGATCAGGTGACCTTGGTGGTGCACCAGATCAATCAAGGCAAGGGGGCCGCCGTGCTGACCGGGATACGGGAAGCCGCGCGCCAAGGCTATACCCATGTGGTTCAGATCGATGCTGATGGGCAGCACCAGGTCAGCGATCTACCGGTGTTTCTGTCACTAGCCCAGCACCAGCCAGATGCGCTGGTCATCGGCCAGCCCATCTATGATGAATCAGTGCCAAAAGGGCGTCTTTACTCCCGCTACTTGACACATGTCTGGGTGTGGATCAATACCTTGTCACTGGACATCCACGACTCCATGTGCGGTTTTCGGGTCTACCCCATCAAACCCGTGCTGACATTGGCCGATCATGTCAAGCTGGGCAGTCGCATGGCCTTTGATACGGAGATCCTGGTACGCCTGCACTGGCAGGGATTGCGCGTGATCAATCAACCCACACCGGTACACTACCCGCTGGATGGTGTCTCGCACTTCAAGCTATGGCGTGACAACATCCAGATATCCGGCATGCATGCGATCCTGTTCTTTGGCATGCTATGGCGCCTGCCGCGCCTATGTCGGCGCAAGGTGTGTGGACGATGA
- a CDS encoding acyltransferase produces the protein MTHRTAAKLPRHWAQINEASFIAGIKLLFIIFRLLGRWPFRLVLYPVVSFYVLKSRAARAASRSYLQRIWPAQGRPAQQVRLGHVIQHFIAFAEAILDKLRVWGGQLPPEYVTIHNREVLFKQLATGQGGVIITAHIGNVELCRMMSQRNHQVKLTVLVHTKHAAAFNRLLAELNPNSQLNLLQVTDMTPDMAMRLSERVQRGEFVVIAADRVPVSPNPRVAYADFLGARAPFPIGPYVLANALQCPVYLVVGLARQGRYHIHFELFSEQIKLPRGQREQALATQAQHYAERLEHYCRLAPLQWFNFYDFWAMPQSVTTHDHP, from the coding sequence ATGACCCACCGCACCGCCGCCAAACTACCCAGACATTGGGCGCAGATCAACGAAGCCAGCTTCATAGCGGGCATCAAGCTGCTGTTCATCATCTTCCGCCTGCTGGGCCGCTGGCCATTCCGCTTGGTGCTGTACCCAGTGGTCAGCTTTTACGTGCTGAAAAGCCGGGCAGCCAGGGCCGCATCCAGAAGCTATCTGCAACGCATCTGGCCTGCGCAGGGCAGGCCCGCCCAACAAGTCCGCCTGGGTCATGTCATCCAGCACTTCATTGCGTTCGCTGAGGCCATCCTCGACAAATTGCGGGTTTGGGGCGGCCAACTGCCCCCCGAGTACGTCACCATCCACAATCGGGAAGTGTTGTTCAAGCAATTGGCAACCGGGCAAGGGGGCGTGATCATCACCGCACACATCGGCAATGTCGAGCTATGCCGGATGATGTCGCAACGTAATCATCAGGTGAAATTGACTGTACTGGTGCATACCAAGCACGCTGCTGCCTTCAACCGCCTGCTGGCCGAGCTGAACCCCAACAGCCAGCTGAATCTGCTACAGGTGACCGACATGACCCCCGACATGGCCATGCGCTTGTCTGAGCGGGTGCAGCGGGGCGAATTCGTGGTCATCGCTGCGGATCGGGTACCGGTCTCCCCCAACCCGCGTGTGGCCTATGCTGATTTCCTAGGGGCGCGAGCTCCTTTCCCAATTGGCCCCTATGTATTGGCGAACGCCTTGCAATGCCCAGTCTATCTCGTTGTCGGGTTGGCGCGACAAGGCCGATACCACATCCATTTCGAGCTGTTCAGCGAACAGATCAAGCTGCCACGCGGGCAACGCGAGCAAGCACTGGCAACGCAAGCCCAACACTACGCAGAGCGACTTGAACACTATTGTCGGCTCGCACCGCTGCAATGGTTCAATTTCTATGATTTCTGGGCGATGCCCCAATCGGTAACCACGCATGACCACCCTTGA
- the tpx gene encoding thiol peroxidase, producing MATVTLGGNPVSIHGELPAVGSVAPTFNLVGVDLADVSLASLGTKRKILNIFPSIDTATCAMSTRKFNAAANELDNTVVLCISADLPFAQKRFCGAEGLSNVVTLSTMRGRDFLGNYGVEIQEGPLAGVAARAVVVLDANNQVLHAELVSEIRDEPNYDAALAVLK from the coding sequence ATGGCAACCGTCACACTCGGTGGCAATCCTGTTTCCATCCATGGCGAGCTACCTGCCGTAGGTAGCGTTGCACCCACATTCAACCTGGTTGGTGTTGATCTCGCAGATGTATCCTTGGCGAGCCTTGGCACGAAACGCAAGATATTGAATATTTTCCCAAGCATCGACACCGCCACCTGCGCCATGTCAACCCGTAAATTCAATGCAGCAGCCAATGAGCTGGACAACACCGTGGTGCTGTGCATTTCAGCCGATCTGCCTTTTGCGCAGAAGCGCTTCTGCGGTGCGGAAGGGCTCAGCAATGTCGTGACACTGTCCACCATGCGCGGGCGTGACTTCCTTGGGAATTATGGCGTAGAAATCCAGGAAGGCCCATTGGCAGGCGTAGCAGCGCGTGCCGTTGTCGTTCTCGATGCCAACAACCAAGTATTGCACGCCGAGCTGGTCAGCGAAATTCGCGATGAGCCTAATTACGACGCGGCATTGGCTGTATTGAAGTAA
- a CDS encoding HAL/PAL/TAL family ammonia-lyase has protein sequence MTTLDATLPTIVFGDGRLSFDHIVDLAHRRAQAVLRNDQDFVQRIQRGADFIDRILEEDGVIYGVTTGYGDSCTVTIPPALVPDLPRHLYTYHGCGLGQMLSPVETRAVLAARLQSLCQGFSGVSHALLSQLHALLAHDILPLIPSEGSVGASGDLTPLSYVAAALCGERDVLFEGRIMPAGEALAKVGLTPLRLRPKEGLAIMNGTAVMTGLACLALDRANYLAALATRITAMASYALDGNSHHFDETLFAVKPHAGQQLVAARIRADLVSDRPPRNERRLQDRYSIRCAPHVIGVLQDALPWLAQWVDNELNSANDNPIIDAEGERVLHGGHFYGGHIAFAMDSLKQAVANIADLLDRQLALLVDTRFNHGLPSNLSGASADRAAINHGLKALQIGVSAWTAEALKHTMPASVFSRSTECHNQDKVSMGTIAARDCLRVLTLTEQIVAALLLAVRQGIWLRQQQPGAHPLSAPLIPMFEALAHAIPPLTEDRALDRELQQLVDWIQRQIWRLYD, from the coding sequence ATGACCACCCTTGACGCAACCTTACCCACCATCGTCTTTGGCGATGGACGATTGAGTTTCGACCACATAGTTGATCTGGCCCACCGACGCGCCCAGGCCGTGCTGCGCAACGACCAGGACTTTGTACAGCGCATCCAACGCGGGGCGGATTTCATCGACCGCATTCTGGAAGAAGATGGCGTGATCTATGGTGTCACCACCGGCTATGGCGATTCGTGCACCGTCACCATCCCCCCCGCCTTGGTGCCAGACTTGCCCCGCCACCTGTATACCTACCATGGCTGTGGTTTGGGTCAGATGCTGAGCCCTGTCGAGACACGTGCGGTACTGGCCGCGCGCTTGCAATCGCTGTGCCAAGGGTTTTCCGGGGTCAGCCATGCGTTGTTGTCACAGCTTCATGCCTTGCTCGCCCATGACATTCTGCCGCTGATTCCATCGGAAGGGTCAGTTGGCGCGAGCGGTGACCTGACGCCGTTATCCTATGTCGCCGCGGCGTTGTGTGGTGAGCGTGATGTCCTGTTTGAAGGACGTATCATGCCTGCAGGTGAGGCGCTGGCCAAAGTAGGCCTGACCCCGTTACGCCTACGCCCCAAAGAGGGGCTAGCCATCATGAATGGCACAGCAGTCATGACCGGCCTGGCCTGCCTGGCGCTGGATCGCGCCAACTACCTCGCAGCCCTGGCCACCCGCATCACCGCCATGGCCTCCTATGCATTGGATGGCAACAGCCATCACTTCGACGAAACCTTGTTCGCCGTCAAACCCCATGCTGGTCAACAACTGGTCGCCGCCCGCATCCGTGCAGATCTGGTCAGTGACCGCCCGCCACGCAATGAGCGCCGGCTGCAGGATCGTTACTCGATACGCTGCGCGCCACATGTGATCGGCGTGTTGCAAGATGCCCTGCCCTGGCTGGCACAATGGGTCGATAACGAGCTGAACAGTGCCAACGACAACCCTATCATCGATGCCGAAGGCGAGCGGGTGCTGCATGGCGGGCATTTCTACGGCGGCCACATTGCATTCGCCATGGACAGCCTCAAGCAAGCAGTGGCCAATATTGCCGACCTATTAGATCGACAATTGGCGCTGTTGGTCGATACCCGATTCAACCACGGCCTGCCATCCAATCTCTCCGGGGCATCAGCCGACCGCGCAGCCATCAATCATGGGCTGAAAGCCTTGCAGATCGGCGTGTCGGCCTGGACGGCAGAGGCATTGAAACACACCATGCCGGCCTCCGTGTTCTCACGCTCCACCGAGTGCCATAACCAGGACAAAGTCAGCATGGGCACCATTGCCGCCCGTGATTGCCTGCGGGTGCTGACCTTGACCGAGCAAATCGTAGCCGCCCTGCTGCTGGCGGTACGCCAGGGTATCTGGTTACGTCAGCAGCAACCAGGTGCCCACCCGCTCAGCGCCCCACTGATCCCGATGTTCGAGGCACTGGCACACGCCATTCCTCCTCTGACAGAAGACCGTGCACTCGACCGCGAGCTGCAACAACTGGTGGATTGGATACAACGACAGATCTGGAGGCTGTATGACTGA
- a CDS encoding beta-ketoacyl synthase chain length factor, with protein MEPALRFSIIRQAAWAPGLALPEDWQAWACQARQIDGAGEPALTAMAPMMRRRAGLLDRMACEVGYAVLGDATGIPIIFCSRHGAADRSLALLKTLAAGQLLSPTAFGMSVHNGTCGLFSIARQDTANAIALAGGPLSGVSAVIEACGLLQTGVDQVLVIVADGKLPDAYQTYADEPDQAFAWAWLIGPPTADDHFSLQSHHHQPVNSTPYCPAALAPHLFYLSGERDLVQTDGQQSWMWQRHV; from the coding sequence TTGGAACCCGCACTTCGTTTCTCGATCATCCGACAGGCTGCCTGGGCACCTGGGCTGGCGCTACCAGAGGATTGGCAAGCGTGGGCGTGTCAGGCGCGTCAGATTGATGGTGCTGGGGAGCCTGCGCTGACCGCGATGGCGCCGATGATGCGACGACGGGCTGGGCTGCTGGATCGCATGGCCTGCGAGGTCGGATATGCCGTATTGGGTGATGCAACCGGCATCCCAATCATATTCTGCTCTCGGCATGGCGCGGCTGATCGTTCCTTGGCTTTACTGAAGACGCTGGCAGCGGGTCAGCTCCTTTCTCCTACTGCATTCGGCATGTCCGTCCACAATGGCACCTGCGGTTTATTCTCCATTGCCCGACAGGACACCGCCAATGCCATTGCGCTAGCAGGCGGGCCACTATCCGGTGTATCTGCGGTCATCGAGGCCTGTGGGCTGCTGCAGACTGGTGTGGATCAGGTTTTGGTCATTGTTGCGGATGGCAAGCTACCCGATGCCTATCAAACCTATGCAGATGAGCCCGATCAGGCGTTTGCCTGGGCATGGCTGATCGGCCCGCCAACGGCTGATGATCATTTCAGCCTACAAAGCCATCATCACCAGCCAGTGAACAGCACGCCATACTGCCCTGCTGCATTGGCACCGCATCTGTTCTATCTGAGCGGTGAGCGCGACCTCGTCCAAACCGACGGGCAGCAAAGCTGGATGTGGCAACGCCATGTTTGA
- the tpx gene encoding thiol peroxidase, with amino-acid sequence MATILLKGEPIGVGGRFPRPGDIAHSFMLVNTDLKDVSLSQYAGKRKIIAVVPSLDAAIGLTIARRLNNMADQFQNTITIIVSVDTPYAQARIVAVEEFRNIVTLSTLRGRDFHKDYGVMITDYPLSGLMATAIVVMDENDVVLHSELVAELTSEPNYQAIIDTLTTPQQ; translated from the coding sequence ATGGCAACCATTTTGCTCAAAGGCGAGCCGATTGGCGTAGGTGGACGCTTCCCCCGTCCGGGTGATATTGCGCACAGTTTCATGCTGGTCAATACCGACCTTAAAGACGTCTCGCTCAGCCAATATGCCGGCAAGCGTAAAATCATTGCGGTGGTGCCCAGCCTGGATGCAGCAATCGGCCTGACCATTGCTCGCCGCCTCAACAACATGGCCGACCAATTCCAAAACACGATCACAATCATCGTTTCGGTCGATACACCTTACGCCCAGGCACGCATCGTTGCTGTTGAAGAGTTTCGGAATATTGTCACCCTGTCTACGCTGCGGGGGCGGGACTTCCATAAAGACTATGGCGTCATGATCACCGATTACCCGCTCTCGGGGCTGATGGCCACCGCCATCGTGGTGATGGACGAAAACGATGTCGTACTGCATTCCGAGCTGGTGGCAGAGCTGACCAGCGAACCCAATTACCAAGCGATCATCGATACGCTTACTACACCTCAACAATGA
- a CDS encoding lysophospholipid acyltransferase family protein — protein MFDVLGRYWRVVGTGLSFAAFGAGGLVLRVLVFPVLSLFVWKNQLRQRLARLTIRLTFRLFIGLMHWLGVLRYDFIGLEKLDRHGLLILANHPSLIDTVFLMAFVKNADCVIKAALWHNPFTHGPVRAAGYIMNNNGLALIDDCVASLDVGGNLIIFPEGTRTPQNGQIQLKRGAANIAVRGARNITPVIIHCTPPTLSKGEKWWQVPARRVYFRLEVKDDIHVQPFIESAGQPALAARQLTHYLEDYFIHESQTHAVA, from the coding sequence ATGTTTGATGTCCTAGGCCGTTACTGGCGGGTAGTTGGCACTGGTCTGAGCTTCGCTGCCTTTGGGGCAGGGGGGTTGGTGCTTCGTGTGCTGGTCTTTCCTGTTTTGAGCCTGTTCGTCTGGAAAAACCAGCTTCGCCAGCGCTTGGCTCGATTGACCATCCGCCTCACTTTCCGCCTGTTCATCGGGTTGATGCACTGGCTGGGTGTATTGCGCTACGACTTCATCGGCTTGGAGAAACTCGACCGCCATGGCCTGCTCATCCTAGCCAACCACCCTTCGCTCATCGATACGGTGTTCCTGATGGCCTTCGTCAAAAATGCCGATTGCGTCATCAAAGCTGCACTCTGGCACAACCCGTTCACCCACGGCCCGGTTCGGGCCGCAGGCTATATCATGAACAACAACGGCTTGGCACTGATTGATGATTGTGTCGCATCACTTGATGTTGGTGGCAATCTGATCATCTTTCCAGAAGGCACCCGTACCCCGCAAAACGGACAGATCCAACTCAAACGGGGCGCGGCCAATATTGCAGTACGAGGCGCCCGGAACATCACCCCAGTCATCATCCACTGCACGCCGCCCACCTTGAGTAAGGGTGAGAAGTGGTGGCAAGTGCCCGCCCGCCGTGTGTATTTCCGACTGGAGGTCAAAGATGACATCCATGTACAACCTTTTATCGAGTCAGCAGGCCAACCGGCACTGGCGGCACGTCAACTGACTCACTACCTTGAAGATTATTTCATTCACGAAAGCCAAACCCATGCTGTCGCTTGA